The following proteins are co-located in the Candidatus Baltobacteraceae bacterium genome:
- the kdpA gene encoding potassium-transporting ATPase subunit KdpA, with the protein MTVVGWMQAIVLFLVVLVLTKPLGLYMAKVFMGEQTWLSPAFVPVERLLYRLGGVKEDEEMAWTGYVFAVLAFSAVSLAYLYILLRTQQWLPLNPNHFGSVAPDLAWNTAVSFMTNTNWQFYSGESTMSFLSQMAGLTWHNFVSAAVGIALAIAVVRGIARTGVKTLGNFWVDLTRACLYVLLPISIVGTLTLVSQGVPQNFHANVAIKTVEGVTQSITGGPMASQEAIKELGTNGGGFVNANSSSPNENPTPFANLLEMFLILILGASLTYTYGRMVKDTRQGWAIFAAMAVLFFAGFWVCYSAESAGNPLIHQLGVVGGNWEGKEARFGPAASALFAVVTTATSCGATNAVHDSLTALGGFVPLLNMQLGEIIFGGVGSGLYSMIVFVVLTVFIAGLMVGRTPELLGKKIERREIQFAIIAVLVTPILVLIPTALASVIHAGTATLSNGGPHGFSEILYAFTSTNANNGSAFAGLGPNRFYNITTGLNMIFGRFVEVIPILALAGALAGKKAVTEGAGTFTTYSPIFVVLLIGTIVIVGALTFLPADALGPIVEHLLVLQGKTF; encoded by the coding sequence ATGACCGTCGTCGGATGGATGCAGGCGATCGTGCTGTTTCTCGTCGTTCTCGTGCTGACGAAGCCGCTCGGTCTCTACATGGCCAAGGTGTTCATGGGCGAGCAGACGTGGTTGTCGCCCGCGTTCGTGCCCGTCGAGCGGCTCTTATATCGCCTGGGCGGCGTCAAAGAAGACGAGGAAATGGCGTGGACGGGATACGTTTTCGCGGTGCTCGCGTTCTCGGCCGTGAGCCTTGCGTATCTCTATATTCTGCTGCGCACGCAACAATGGCTGCCCCTGAATCCGAACCACTTTGGGAGCGTGGCACCCGACTTAGCTTGGAACACCGCCGTCAGCTTCATGACCAACACGAACTGGCAGTTCTACTCAGGCGAGAGCACGATGAGCTTTCTCTCGCAGATGGCGGGGCTCACGTGGCATAACTTCGTTTCTGCCGCCGTGGGAATCGCGCTGGCGATTGCGGTCGTTCGCGGCATTGCGCGTACCGGCGTCAAGACGCTCGGCAATTTTTGGGTCGACCTTACCCGCGCGTGCCTATACGTACTGCTTCCGATCTCGATCGTCGGAACGCTCACACTCGTTTCGCAGGGCGTTCCGCAGAATTTCCACGCAAATGTCGCTATTAAGACGGTCGAAGGGGTAACGCAGTCGATTACCGGTGGGCCGATGGCTTCACAGGAAGCCATCAAAGAGTTGGGCACCAACGGCGGCGGTTTCGTGAACGCGAACTCGTCGTCACCGAACGAGAATCCGACGCCGTTTGCCAATCTGCTTGAAATGTTCCTGATCCTCATCCTAGGCGCGAGCCTCACGTATACGTACGGCAGGATGGTTAAAGACACTCGCCAGGGCTGGGCGATTTTCGCGGCTATGGCGGTGTTGTTCTTTGCGGGATTCTGGGTCTGCTACTCGGCCGAGTCGGCCGGGAACCCGCTGATCCATCAGCTCGGCGTAGTGGGAGGGAACTGGGAAGGGAAGGAAGCTCGCTTTGGTCCCGCCGCCTCCGCGTTGTTCGCCGTGGTCACGACGGCAACGTCGTGTGGTGCGACCAACGCCGTGCACGATTCTCTCACCGCGCTCGGCGGCTTCGTGCCGCTGCTCAACATGCAGCTGGGAGAGATCATCTTCGGCGGGGTCGGTAGCGGCCTCTACAGCATGATCGTCTTCGTGGTCCTAACCGTGTTCATCGCCGGCCTAATGGTGGGGCGCACGCCCGAGCTTCTGGGAAAGAAAATCGAGAGACGCGAAATACAGTTCGCGATTATCGCGGTCTTGGTGACGCCGATTCTCGTGCTGATCCCAACCGCGCTCGCGTCGGTGATCCATGCGGGGACGGCTACCCTGAGCAATGGCGGCCCGCATGGTTTTTCTGAAATCCTCTACGCCTTTACATCGACGAACGCCAACAATGGCAGCGCGTTCGCGGGACTCGGGCCGAATCGTTTCTACAACATCACCACCGGTCTGAATATGATCTTCGGACGATTCGTCGAGGTCATTCCGATTCTCGCGCTTGCGGGCGCTTTGGCGGGCAAGAAAGCGGTCACGGAAGGCGCGGGCACGTTCACCACCTACTCGCCTATCTTTGTCGTTCTCTTGATCGGCACGATCGTCATCGTGGGCGCGCTTACGTTCCTACCGGCCGATGCGCTTGGGCCTATTGTCGAACATCTCCTCGTCCTTCAAGGAAAGACATTTTAA
- the kdpC gene encoding potassium-transporting ATPase subunit KdpC, whose protein sequence is MIRYLATALRITILSIVIFGLIYPFVMTGLAQLIFPKQANGSLVERKGKIVASDLVGALWTRPQYFQGRPSSAGKNGYDPTSTGGTNLGPSSKKLIDSTKATIGALEKANPDAAGPPPMDLVTSSGSGIDPDISPASAYWEAPRVAAARKLPLIRINALISAHVHERELGFLGEPHVNVTELNLALDGGK, encoded by the coding sequence ATGATCCGATACTTAGCAACGGCGTTACGCATCACGATTCTTTCGATCGTAATCTTTGGGTTGATCTACCCGTTCGTAATGACCGGGCTTGCCCAGCTCATCTTTCCCAAACAAGCCAACGGATCGCTCGTGGAACGCAAGGGCAAGATCGTCGCTTCGGACCTCGTCGGAGCGCTCTGGACGAGACCGCAGTACTTCCAGGGGCGACCATCGTCGGCCGGCAAAAACGGGTACGATCCGACCTCGACCGGTGGAACGAATCTTGGGCCGAGTTCAAAGAAGCTGATCGATTCGACCAAGGCAACGATCGGTGCGCTGGAAAAAGCGAACCCCGACGCCGCGGGTCCACCTCCCATGGACCTGGTTACCTCGAGCGGCAGCGGGATCGACCCTGACATTAGTCCGGCATCGGCGTACTGGGAGGCACCGCGAGTGGCCGCCGCACGAAAACTTCCACTTATCCGCATAAACGCCCTTATCTCGGCCCACGTGCACGAGCGCGAGCTCGGTTTTCTCGGAGAGCCACACGTGAACGTGACCGAACTAAATCTTGCACTAGATGGGGGCAAATAA
- the kdpF gene encoding K(+)-transporting ATPase subunit F, which produces MQFDDVLGLVLALAALAYLIYAMLRPEKF; this is translated from the coding sequence ATGCAGTTCGACGATGTGCTCGGGCTGGTGCTCGCGCTCGCCGCCTTGGCCTATCTTATCTACGCGATGCTGCGTCCGGAGAAATTTTGA
- a CDS encoding HAMP domain-containing sensor histidine kinase has protein sequence MSASRITGVCYLLLVGSFAADMMTPQLLVIALAMNGPIALSSIALSPRLTIQLTGFAEIANALAGYFNGAAAHYQWDSIAVADRALLAASFFLVGYMTILTQRYAAEAGRAGLRKAQVRDEKALRRAIDRVRTSLSSGLVRRAVVLEARTLFEPGQVFLSSRNSVLSEPRLFRLEKASAEVVESRDSVPPEAASLIQRLRGGESQLLVNAGDAAGRYLLARFDAESLMCARLIAQPETLLFVLGESDKKYGGEQFRLFTAFAEQAAAALQQSSLFETLGRQNDEIVQQRNLLAERNEIIRDIVYAIAHDLRTPLVAAGTTMRQALRGAYGQLPPEYNKIIEATIASNEELRNLAESLLLVARYELGEVSPFEEQIDMVDLGEDVIRELASLAFEKRIELTFSESARKSSLVLGDASELRRALINLIANALAATPERGHVWVEVVNDKRRCCAVTIRDDGYGVAPERQATLFERFAGTEAGRGTGLGLYIVRRIAERHGGSVRYAPAADRGSTFTIELPLSKTP, from the coding sequence GTGAGCGCATCGAGGATTACCGGGGTTTGTTATCTGCTGCTCGTTGGCTCATTCGCCGCCGACATGATGACCCCGCAGCTTCTGGTTATCGCGCTCGCCATGAATGGACCGATCGCCCTAAGCAGCATTGCGTTGAGCCCGCGCTTGACGATTCAGCTCACGGGTTTTGCCGAGATAGCCAACGCTCTCGCGGGCTATTTCAACGGCGCGGCGGCGCACTATCAATGGGACTCGATCGCGGTCGCCGACCGGGCGTTGCTGGCTGCGTCGTTTTTTTTGGTCGGCTACATGACGATCCTAACCCAACGATACGCCGCCGAAGCCGGCCGTGCGGGCCTTCGCAAAGCACAAGTACGTGACGAGAAAGCGCTGCGTCGCGCGATCGACCGCGTTCGTACGAGCTTGAGCTCCGGGCTGGTTCGCCGCGCCGTCGTTTTGGAAGCGCGCACGTTATTCGAACCCGGCCAGGTTTTCTTGAGTTCGCGCAATTCCGTTCTCTCAGAGCCGCGACTTTTTCGTCTCGAGAAGGCTTCGGCCGAAGTGGTCGAGAGTAGGGACTCCGTACCACCCGAGGCCGCTTCGCTCATCCAGCGACTGCGCGGCGGCGAGAGCCAACTGCTGGTGAATGCAGGCGACGCCGCTGGGCGCTATTTGCTTGCGCGATTCGACGCCGAATCGCTGATGTGCGCTCGCCTAATCGCGCAGCCGGAAACGTTGCTGTTCGTTCTAGGGGAAAGCGATAAGAAATACGGCGGCGAGCAATTCCGACTCTTTACTGCGTTTGCCGAACAGGCTGCCGCGGCCTTACAACAGTCGTCGCTCTTTGAAACGCTCGGGCGCCAAAACGACGAAATCGTACAGCAGCGTAACCTTTTGGCCGAGCGTAACGAAATTATCCGCGACATCGTCTACGCGATCGCGCATGACTTGCGTACTCCGCTAGTCGCCGCCGGAACGACGATGCGTCAGGCGCTACGCGGTGCTTACGGGCAACTGCCGCCCGAATATAACAAAATTATCGAAGCAACCATTGCGTCGAATGAGGAGCTGCGGAATCTCGCGGAGAGCCTGCTCTTAGTTGCGCGCTACGAGCTCGGCGAAGTCTCCCCATTTGAAGAACAAATCGATATGGTTGATCTCGGCGAGGACGTCATTCGAGAACTGGCGTCGCTCGCGTTTGAAAAACGCATCGAGCTTACCTTTAGCGAATCCGCACGGAAGTCGTCGCTCGTACTTGGCGACGCAAGCGAATTGCGGCGAGCGCTAATAAATCTCATCGCCAACGCCCTCGCGGCGACTCCGGAACGCGGACACGTTTGGGTCGAGGTGGTAAATGACAAACGCAGGTGCTGCGCCGTCACGATTCGGGACGATGGGTACGGCGTCGCGCCGGAACGGCAAGCAACCCTATTCGAACGGTTCGCGGGGACCGAGGCGGGCCGCGGAACGGGGCTGGGGCTCTACATCGTTCGGCGCATCGCCGAACGTCACGGGGGCAGCGTACGGTACGCTCCCGCGGCGGATCGCGGAAGTACTTTCACCATTGAGCTACCGCTATCGAAGACGCCGTGA
- the kdpB gene encoding potassium-transporting ATPase subunit KdpB has protein sequence MIAQRRLDRRPKERSLFDRAIIVRAIAESFKKLDPRWMARNPVMFVVEVSALVTTGFFFRSIATHGPTAGFEFAISAWLWFTALFANFAEAVAEGRGKAQAESLRRTKTDTMANHLIDGGRIVQVAADQLRKGDTIRIETGEIIAADGDVIQGAATVDESAITGESAPVIRESGGDRSAVIGGTRVLSDWIVVRVTANPGESFLDHMIGLVEGAQRQKTPNEIALSILLFGLTIIFLIAVATLLPFSIYAGARQTVTVLIALLVCLVPTTIGGLLSAIGIAGMDRVMQRNVLAMSGRAVEAAGDVDTLLLDKTGTITFGNRQAVAIIPAEGIDVKDAARIAYWSSLADETPEGRSIVTLASQGMSAEGAARMPEGAAFVPFSAYTRMSGLDLADGSKIRKGAPDSVSAWIRERGGEAQPQLSADVERIASSGGTPLLLARNNMLLGVIHLKDILKPNMRGRFDRLRAMGIRTVMITGDNPLTAAAIANEAGVDDFLAQATPETKMQLIAREQGSGRMVAMTGDGTNDAPALALADVGVAMNSGTQAAKEAANMVDLDSDPTKLIEIVEIGKQLLMTRGALTTFSIANDVAKYFAILPAMFVAAYPAMSALNVMRLSTPQSAIVSAVIFNALIIVALIPLALRGVKYVPQGANAALRRNVLIYGLGGLIVPFIGIKAIDMILAVLHLT, from the coding sequence ATGATTGCCCAACGCCGCCTGGATCGCCGGCCCAAGGAGCGGTCGCTGTTTGACCGCGCGATAATCGTGCGCGCGATCGCTGAATCGTTCAAGAAACTCGACCCTCGCTGGATGGCTCGCAATCCAGTCATGTTCGTGGTCGAGGTCAGCGCGCTGGTTACGACCGGTTTTTTCTTCCGGAGTATCGCAACGCATGGCCCTACGGCGGGGTTTGAATTCGCGATTTCCGCATGGCTTTGGTTCACTGCACTCTTCGCGAACTTCGCCGAAGCGGTCGCCGAGGGACGCGGCAAAGCCCAAGCGGAGTCATTGCGACGCACGAAGACGGACACGATGGCCAATCATCTGATCGATGGCGGCCGGATCGTTCAGGTAGCGGCCGATCAGCTTCGAAAAGGGGACACGATTCGCATCGAGACCGGCGAGATCATTGCCGCGGATGGCGACGTGATCCAGGGTGCTGCGACGGTCGACGAGTCGGCGATCACAGGCGAATCGGCCCCGGTTATCCGCGAGTCGGGCGGAGACCGATCGGCGGTCATCGGCGGCACGCGGGTCCTTTCAGACTGGATCGTCGTGCGGGTCACCGCCAATCCGGGCGAGAGCTTCTTGGATCACATGATCGGTTTGGTCGAGGGTGCTCAGCGCCAAAAAACGCCCAACGAGATCGCACTTTCGATCCTGCTCTTCGGCCTGACAATCATCTTTCTGATCGCCGTCGCAACCCTCTTGCCGTTTTCGATCTATGCGGGCGCAAGACAGACCGTTACGGTGCTGATCGCATTGCTCGTATGCTTGGTCCCCACAACGATCGGCGGATTGCTTTCGGCGATCGGCATCGCCGGCATGGATCGCGTCATGCAACGCAACGTGCTTGCGATGAGCGGGCGCGCCGTCGAAGCCGCCGGCGACGTTGACACGCTGCTGCTCGATAAGACCGGAACGATCACGTTTGGAAACCGGCAAGCTGTAGCGATCATCCCCGCGGAAGGGATCGATGTGAAGGACGCGGCGCGCATCGCCTATTGGTCGTCGCTCGCAGACGAGACGCCCGAAGGGCGCTCGATCGTTACGCTCGCGTCGCAGGGCATGTCCGCTGAAGGTGCCGCCCGCATGCCGGAGGGGGCCGCGTTTGTTCCGTTCAGCGCATACACGCGCATGAGCGGTCTCGACCTTGCGGACGGTAGCAAGATCCGAAAGGGTGCTCCCGACTCCGTTTCAGCTTGGATTCGCGAACGAGGCGGCGAGGCACAACCGCAACTCTCCGCCGACGTGGAACGCATTGCCAGCAGCGGCGGAACGCCCTTGCTGCTGGCGCGCAACAACATGCTGCTGGGCGTCATCCATCTCAAAGACATTCTCAAGCCGAATATGAGGGGGCGTTTCGACCGTTTGCGCGCTATGGGCATTCGCACGGTCATGATCACCGGCGACAACCCGCTGACCGCGGCGGCAATCGCCAATGAAGCCGGCGTCGATGATTTTCTGGCTCAGGCAACGCCTGAAACGAAGATGCAGCTCATCGCGCGTGAGCAAGGATCGGGTCGCATGGTCGCGATGACTGGAGACGGAACGAACGATGCCCCAGCGCTTGCGCTAGCGGACGTCGGCGTCGCCATGAATTCCGGGACGCAGGCGGCCAAGGAAGCGGCGAATATGGTGGATCTCGATTCGGACCCCACGAAACTGATAGAGATCGTCGAGATCGGCAAGCAGCTGTTAATGACTCGCGGTGCGCTCACCACGTTCTCGATTGCCAACGACGTTGCGAAGTATTTTGCGATTCTGCCGGCGATGTTCGTCGCCGCCTATCCCGCGATGAGCGCCTTAAACGTGATGCGCCTTTCGACGCCCCAGAGCGCCATCGTTTCGGCGGTCATCTTCAATGCCCTGATCATTGTAGCGTTGATTCCGCTAGCGCTGCGGGGGGTCAAGTACGTCCCTCAAGGCGCGAACGCGGCGCTGCGCCGGAACGTCCTCATTTACGGACTCGGCGGCCTGATCGTACCGTTTATCGGCATTAAGGCGATCGATATGATTCTTGCCGTCCTTCATCTGACATAG
- a CDS encoding response regulator transcription factor: MSIHTIVVEDHALTRAGIRTALQSDTCIEIDGEAVDGPSGWELVQQCRPDVAIVDIGIPGFDGIELTHRIRKALPATHVIIVTMLDVAEQVVAALAAGADAYCLKSSDPQRIVSAVRIAHEGGAYFDPQIAHVVLSRFSPTRQTGDSPLTARELDILKLAANGLGNAQIAERLNISLGTVKGHIRDVLEKLSAADRTQAAVVALRRGYI, from the coding sequence GTGAGCATCCACACGATTGTGGTCGAAGATCACGCGCTCACCCGCGCGGGTATCCGAACGGCCTTGCAGAGCGACACCTGCATCGAGATCGACGGAGAAGCAGTCGATGGTCCGTCGGGCTGGGAACTTGTCCAGCAATGCCGGCCGGATGTTGCGATAGTCGACATCGGAATTCCCGGCTTTGACGGGATCGAATTGACGCATAGAATCCGCAAGGCACTACCGGCAACGCACGTGATCATCGTGACCATGCTCGACGTTGCCGAACAGGTTGTGGCGGCGCTCGCGGCGGGAGCGGACGCCTACTGCCTAAAGAGTTCCGACCCGCAGCGTATCGTTAGCGCCGTTCGTATCGCGCATGAAGGCGGCGCTTACTTCGATCCGCAGATCGCCCACGTGGTGCTCTCGCGCTTCAGTCCAACTAGGCAGACCGGTGACTCTCCCCTGACTGCACGGGAGCTGGACATTTTGAAATTGGCAGCCAACGGTTTAGGCAACGCACAAATTGCGGAGCGGCTCAATATTAGTCTGGGAACCGTAAAGGGGCATATCCGCGATGTCTTGGAGAAGCTCAGTGCAGCGGACCGGACGCAGGCGGCCGTGGTCGCGCTTCGACGGGGGTATATCTAA